The DNA sequence CGGCAAAGGGCGATTACGCTGCTGTTGCTGCTGGCAGAGGGGTTCACGATCGATCTGCGACTGAAAAACTTTTTCCTAAATCTGTTTGTGTCAACTTATTACAAGGACTTAAAGGAACTGCTCTGTGGATCAGCCGCTAATCTCATCTTCTAAGGAATATTGCTAATGGGTCTTGCTCCGGCATTTTTTAATGCACCTCTTCTGCAGGGTGATGGTAAAGAAGCCAGAAACCTTCTACTTTACATTCACGTCCCCTTTTGCCGTAGTAAATGTCATTACTGTGCATTTCATTCTCAGGTATTCAATCAAGTTACTTTTGCCTGGTACCTGAAAACTCTGCTGGCTGAAATTGAACTATGGGGGAAAAGGCTCAAGAGTCCATCTATTGGAACAATTTTCTTCGGAGGAGGCACTCCCAGTCTGATTCCGCCTTTTCAACTTGAAATGATTATGGATGCTTTGCGGAAGAACTTTACTTTTACAAAAGGGATGGAGATTACTCTTGAGGCTAATCCTGATTCCGCTAATGACCTGTCATATTTTCAAGCACTGAATTCAATGGGAATAAACCGACTAAGTCTCGGTTTTCAATCTCTTGATGACCGTAATCTTGTTGAACTTGGACGCCCCCACTCTGCAAGACAGGCTGCCGAAGCATACTTTTTTGCACGAAAGGCCGGATTCAATAATATAAGTATTGATCTAATCTGGGGATTACCAAATCAGAAAGTCAAAGATTGGAACAATGAACTGAGGGCTGTTGTTAAGCTCAAGCCTGAGCATATTTCATGCTACGGCCTTTCAATTGAGCCGGATACTGTTTTTGGTAAGCGTGAACAGGCTATGGACCTAGTACTTCCACCTGATGGAGAACAAGCGCGAATGTTTATATATGGCGCAGAATTTCTTGAGTCCATGGGTTATATTCAGTACGAAATTTCCAATTTTGCACGAATGGGTTTCATTTCACGCCATAATCAGGGCTATTGGGACCGGCTGGACTATCTTGGACTCGGTCCATCTGCAGTTTCAACAATCGGTGCTCGCAGATTTACTAATCCATTATACATGGACGAATATGACGCCGCAGTACGTGGTGGATATGCTGGTGAAGATTATGAAGAACTTACCGATGAAATCAAAGTTCAAGAGCTTGTCATGCTTAGCCTCAGAACATCTAAAGGCTTGAAACTTTCCGATTACAAAGAACTGACTGGAACTGATTTGACCAAAGAAAAAAAATCCATAATCAATGCCCTCTACAAAAACGGACTATGCCGTATGAGTGGAGGCTTTCTACGACTGACCAAAAACGGGATGCTGGTATCTAATTCTATATTGCAATCATTGGCATTTGATTAGCAAATGCTGTTTTCGTAAATATATAATATTAAATTTTGTTGAAATTTTAAAAGGCAGGAATCCTCCTTTAATGAGGATTCCTGCCTTTTATTTTATACTTGCAATGACGGAATTTTGAGATCTTCCGTAAGCATTACATGGACGTTTAGATTCGCATTATACGCTCTTACTTCATGTATTGCAGAAAAGGATTATCCGAAGAAAGGATAACCTTTGTATTTTTTTTGAAACTCTTTTCATAAGCTTCAAGTGACTTTTTAAAAGAGTAAAAGCGCTGATCTTTACCAAAACTATCAGCATAGATTTTGGTAGCTATTCCGTCACCTTCACCGCGCAATATTTCTGCCTTGAGATTCGCATCTGCCAGGGTAATTGCTCTTTCTTTATCTGCTTGAGCAGTGATACGCGCTGCCGCCTCGTTACCCTGAGAACGATATTGTTTGGCCATACGTTCACGCTCTGCCCTCATACGACCGTAAATTGCACGGGCATTTTCAGGAGGCAGATCAGTACGTTTAATCCGCACATCTTTCACTTCAATCCCGTAAGGGGAAAGCAATTCATTTGAAGTTTTAGTCACTTCTTCCATAATAGAAGTTCGGTCACTTGAGATAATTTCAATCAGTGTGTAGCGACCTAGAGCAACACGAAGTTCTGCATAGATAATATCGTCCAGCCGGGCTTGCGCACGAGGAATGGACCGAACGGTGCGGTAAAACTGCAAGGGATCGCTGATGCGCCACTTGGAATAGTTATCCACAACCATATTCTTTTTATCTTTAGTCAGAATTTCAGCCGGACGTGCATCGTATTCCAGAAGCCGTGAATCGAAATAGATTACGTTCTGGACAAACGGAAGCTTAAAATGGAGCCCTGGCCCCATCGGTCCGGATTTAGGTTTACCAAGCTGCAAGACAACTGCTCTTTCAGTCTGCTTTACAATATATGCACTTTGAGCAATCCCCAATACGGCAACTATAATCAGTATTGCCAGGGGAGCGGAACCTTTTTTGAGTAAACTCATATCCTTATCCCCTATTTTTTACCGGTTTGCACGGGAAAAACGCCCCCATCCAAAGACAGAAAAGGCAATGCTTTTTTCGCTGCATCATCTGACAGAATAACCTTTTTAACGTCAGGACTGGAGAAAATGTTTTCCATTGTTTCCAGATAGAGTCGTTTGACAGTAATGTCCTTGGCCTTCTGATACTCTTTGTAGACTGCCATAAAACGTTTAGCTTTACCTTCTGCTTCACGCACTTTCATTTCTTTGTACGCTTCAGCCTTGTTGATAATAACTGCCGCCTGACCTCTGGCCTTAGGCAGGATATCGTTTCGGTAAGCTTCTGCTTCGTTGATATAACGACTCTTGTCCTCACGAGCACTTGCAACGTCTTTAAAAGCGTCTACAACCTCATTCGGTGGATGCACGTTCTGCAGCTGTACTGCCAGTACGTTCACTCCGAGTTCATATCTATCCACAATTTCCTGTAATAACCTTCTGGTCTCAGTCTGAATCTGAAGTTTACCGGTAGTCAGTGCAAGTTCAATCTTGGTCTTACCGATAATCTCACGCATAGCTGCTTCAGCCGCATCCTGAATTGTCTTAGGCTGATTGCTTACCTTGAAGAGGTAATCTACCGGATCTTTAATCTGGTATTGCACGATGAATTGAACATCAACGATGTTCTCGTCACCTGTCAGCATAAGAGATTCTTCAGGCACATTGCGTGACTGCCCCTGAGTGAAGGAGCGCGAAGAGCCATAGGAACGAAAGCCGACTTCCACACGTCTGATCTGTGTGACCTTCGGTCTCATAACCGATTCAATTGGAACCGGAAGATGGTAATGCGGTCCAGGTCCGGTAGTAGTAATATACTTACCGAATCTCGTTACCACACCGACTTCATCGGGCTCAACAATATAGATTCCTGATAGGAACCAGAGCGCAATGATGCCGATTATGATATATTTTCCGCCCGGCAAGCCGGTACCGCGGAGTTTCTTAATGGTGGAGTTAATATCATCCACATTCGGCGGTTTCGGACCACCGCTGTTCCTCTGCCGTTGTTCGGATAATTTGTCCCAGTCCCAGTTCATATTAAATTTATAGGCGAGACGAGCCCACATATCAAGGAAAATCGAAGATATGCTATAATGTTAATAAAAAAATAATTTATTCAATAATAAAAACATACATTGTCCTTAGCTCTATTTTCTGAAATTAGAAATAATTACAGGATAACACTTATATTTATTTTGTTTTTCAATTCGTTAAAGAACCAAGAGAAAGCAAAAACGCCACATGACTGCACCTAACCGGCGTAGATTGAACTCTGTTTATATTCTGACTATTGACGTGGCTTTAAGTTAAAACTTAATTTCTATCCGACTTCACGCTATAAACATTAAAAGAATCTAACGATCAATATAATTAATCTCTTTTTCTTTGATATGTTATTTGATTTTAAAACCGTTCACTGCAATTTTCACTTCAGGAGCTCAACAGAATGATAAAAATGAATAAGGAAATATTCAGAGCATATGATATCAGAGGTGTCGTAGATTATGATTTTGATGAAGAATGGGTAGAAAAGCTAGGTCAAGCATGTGGTACATGGTTTCGAAGTAAAGGACAGAAGAGAGCTGTTGTCGGTCATGATTGCAGGCACAGTTCCCCAGTTTATCAGGCTGCAATCGTAAGAGGTCTTAATGCTTCAGGAATAGATGTTCTCATTTTAAATCTTGTTCCAAGTCCAGTTTTTTACTTTGCTGCTAAAAAATTACATTATGATGCAGGCATTATGATAACAGCCAGCCACAACCCTCCGGAATTCAACGGATTCAAAATCTGGAGCGATGGCACAACAATACATACTGATGACATTCAACAAATTTACAACATAATGAAATCACAAGATTTCGTTAATGGGAAAGGGATGGCATCTTGCCATGATATTGTTCCCTCATACGTCGAAGATCTACTTGAAAATATTAAGATAAAACGTCCTGTAAAAGTCGTGCTGGACGGCGGTAATGGAGCTGGCGGGCATATTGCCCTTGAACTGTTGCGTAAGGCAGGGGCTGAGGTCATACCGCTCTATTGTGATCCAGATGGAGATTTCCCGAACCACCACCCTGACCCTGTAGTTGAAAAATATATGGGAGACCTTTTTAAGGCTGTCGTCGATCATAATGCAGAAGCAGGAATAGGTCTGGATGGCGATGCTGACCGTATCGGAGCTGTAGATGAAAAGGGTAAACTTATTCCAGGTGACCGGCTTATGGCCATTTACTCGCGTGAGCTGCTCAGCCGTAAGCCTGATGAAACCATAATTGCAGATGTCAAATGCAGCCATCTTCTTTTTGAAGATATCAAGAATCATGGAGGCAGACCAATCATGGCTCGCACTGGTCATTCCATAATGAAAGCTAAAATGGCTGAGACCGGAGCAGGACTCGGCGGTGAGATGAGCGGACATATATTTTTTTCAGATCGTTATTACGGATTTGATGATGGTCTTTATTCAGCTCTTCGGCTTATCGAAATCCTTTCACATGAAAATGAGCCATTATCAAAAAGTCTTGAGGACTGGCCTGAAACTTTTTTTACTCCTGAACTTCGTATAGACTATCCGGAAGAAATTAAATTTAAACTTGTCGAAAATGCTGCTAGAGAACTATCCAAAGATAACAAGGTCATAGATATTGACGGAGTTAGGGTCATATATGATGATGGATGGGCTCTTGTTCGGGCATCAAATACTCAAGCGGCATTAACAATGCGCTTTGAAGCAGAATCACCTGAAAGACTTGCTGAGATTAGAAATACTATCGAATCTCTTTTAGATAAGTTAAGCGCAGAACTGACTAAATAACTATTTTTGATGCGCGAATTATTTTATATCATATGGTTACGCAAATATGATTTCATATTGTCTTTTTAATTATTAGCACAAAAGGATTACCTCTATGGCTATATTTTTAAAACCTCACGGAAATTCAGCCAGTGAAAAATTTTTAAGAATCATTGGTATGGTGGTAGTTTTAGGTATTGTAGCCTGGGCGTTCTGGACTAACAACCAGAGTACTCTTGAAAAAATTCAGGCACGCAACTCTCTTTGGGATCAGACAAAGGTACTGAGTAAATCTGAACGTAATTTTGTTCAGGGATTTATCAGAAGTATGCGTAATGAATTTGGTGTTCAAGTTAAAATCCATATTTTAACAGATCATATTGCTCCTAAGCAAGCTGAACCAAAAGAATTATACATCAAACTTTCTCCAGCATTCGAAGAAGTTGATATGCAATTTCCAGGTTTAGTACGTCACGCTTTAGGATCAAAATTTATATCAGAGCTTAAAAAAAACTATTTTACTGAAAATTTCAGTGACGATAAATGGCCAACAGCTTTGATGACAAGTTTATCCATGATTTGGGAAAGACTTGCAAAAGTAGAATCAGACCAAAGCGTGATCCCTGTGTACAGTGAGAGTGACAGTGGAAATGAGGATAAAAACATGACCGATCCAGAATCAGCTGGGTTTAAAGAATAAAGCAGGAATTAATGTCTAACAAAAAAATAACGATCTATACCGACGGCTCTTGTCTCGGAAACCCTGGACGTGGCGGTTATGGAGCCGTTCTTCTATTTGGCGAACATAAAAAAGAACTGTCGCAAGGCTATAAGAGAACAACTAATAATCGTATGGAAATGCGGGCAGTAATAGCTGCTCTCACTGAACTTAAAGAGACTTGTGATGTTACCCTTTATACTGACTCACAATATGTTAAGAATGCATTCACAAAGAAATGGATAGACAACTGGCAGAAAAACGGTTGGAAAACGGCTGCCAAAAAGCCTGTTAAAAACAAGGATCTATGGCTCCAGTTCATCCCATTACTGAAAAAACATACTGTCCAATTCAGATGGGTAAAGGGACATTCTGGAGACCCTATGAATGAACTTTGTGACGATCTTGCCCGCACAGCAGCATCATCCGGCAATCTGATTGAGGATGAAGAAACTTTATAGTAATACTCTCAGCCTATTTTAATTATGACAAAAAAAGTCCCCAGTTTCTTAAGAAACTGGGGACTTTTTTTAATGTTCGTTGAACTTACCTGACTAGTCAGGAGTAGTCAGTTCTCCGAGTTCGCGCTTAACGTCTGTTGCGATCTTGTAGAGCACAGTCAGAGTCAGTGCGCCAAGTGCGTAAACCATCATGGAAACCATAAGCTCTCTACCGGTAGGCCAGTAAACAGTGATTTCATTGAATGGATTCGGTGTGAAACCACCAATCAGCAAACCAAGACCTTTATCAATCCAAGTTGCAATAACAAGGATAGCAAGGCTCCAAGGCAGCAATTTCTGGTTGTAACGCAGTTTTGGAGGAATCAGCAACGCAAGGCTAAGAATAGCAAAGATTGCTGCTGTCCACATCCAGGGGACCAGTTCGTGGTGGCCGTGGCTACCGGCGAAAAGGTATGCCAGCGGATGTATATGTCCAGGCATATTGGAATAGAATGCGGTGAAAACTTCAAGCAGGAAAAAGAAGACGTTCACGCACATTGCGTAAGTAATAATAGTTGTGAGTGTTCCGATTGCACCTTTGCCTGGCTCGTATTTGGTAATCTTGCGAACAAGGAAAACCACGAGCAGCAGGATTGCAGGTCCAGAACAGAACGCAGATGCCAGAAAACGAGCAGCCAGAATAGCAGTAAGCCAGTAATGACGGCCTGGAAGACCAGCATACAGGAATGCTGTAACGGTGTGGATAGAAAATGCCCATACAATGGAGGTATAAGCCAGAGGCTTAATCCATTTAGGAGTTTCCACACGCTGACGTTCACATTCAAGGCATGTCCAACCGATGACAACGTTCAGAATCAGATAACCGTTCAGAACAATCATATCCCAGAAAAGGATAGAGTTTGGAGTCGGATGGAAGATAATGTTCAGCATGCGCTGAGGCTGCCCGATGTCAACGATAATAAAACCGAGACACATGACAACAGCAGCAATAGCCATGAATTCACCCATGATAACCATGCCTTTGAACTTCTTGTAATGATGGAAGTAGTAAGGCAGTACGATCATAACACCGGATGCGGCAAGACCGACAAGATAGGTGAACTGTGCAATATAGAAGCCCCAGGAAACATCACGGCTCAAGCCGGTGATGGTCATCCCTTCCTTGAGCTGTCCGAGGTATACGCAGAAGCCGGAAGCAATAACGAGCAGCAGGAAACCAATCCAGGCCCAGTACTTCGGTCCGCCTTTTAGAGCTTTTTCGAGCATATCAAGCTTCCCCCCTAGATAATGTAGTAAACGCCGGGCTCGGTGCCTGCGGTTGGTTTCCTACGGATGGTGAAGTTCTCCCTGAGAGCCTTTCTGACATTAGAATCAGGGTCCTGCAGGTCCCCGAAAACAATCGAGCCACCGGATTTCTCCGCACATGCAGGCAATTCTCCCACAGCAAGACGCTCTACGCAGAAGTTGCATTTTTCAACAACACCACGCATGCGTGTGGGGAACTTCGTATTGATCTTGTCCATATCCAGGTGAGTTCTGGGGTCCATGAAGTTAAAGCTACGAGAACCGTAAGGACATGCCGCCATACAATAACGGCAACCTATGCAGCGATGGTAGTCCATCGCAACAATTCCGTCAGCACGTTTGAATGTCGCTTTTGTAGGACATACGCGTACACAGGAAGGGAACTCACAATGGTTACAGAGTAAGGGGAATTTGTGTTTTTCCTGATCTTCTGAAGGAAAGTTGTTTTCCTGTTCAGGAAAAACTTCTCCGTAAGAACCGGTCCACATCCACTTGATATTCTGGTCAGATTCAATAGTCGGCACATTATGTATGTGGTGACATGTTTCAGCCAGAGCTTCAATTGCTTCTTCGGTATTAAGTTTGCGCGTATCAATTACCATTGCCCAACGCTTCGCGTGCAGGGAGTTGGAATTGACAACTGCGTGCCCTTCTTTGCTTGTTCCTCCACCGGATGCCATAGCGGCAGTGGCTGGAGCGAGGCAAAGTCCTGCTGCAGAGAGACCTGCAAACTTAAGGAAGTTTCTTCTACTCTGTTTCATTATTTTGCCTCCTTTGGAGGAACGTGGCAATCCCAACAGTAGGGAGTTACGCTGGCGGCATTATGACATTTATCGCAGAATTGTTCCTTGCTGGCATGACATTTCATACAGGTATTCTGAAGACTGATAGTGTATTTGTCGCCTTTGGCACTGATGTAGGTTCTTTTGCCCTCGCGAAGAGCCATATCTCTCCACTCGTTAAGAAGCTTCATGTGATTTCTACGCATGTTTTCAGTAGGCGCAACACATATTTTAGCATCTTTTGGCAATTCCAGTTTAGGCTCTTGAAAGCTTCCACCGATATTGAACCAGAATGGCATGGACACCAGGCCGAGGAATATAACCAGGCCAGTTATGATTTTTCCACCGTAATGCATGAGTTACCCCTCCTTCCCGGGCAGAGGATTCATACGAAGGTCGGTTTCCCTTTCTTTTTCGCCATCAAGAATGAGTGCGTTACCTACCAGTTCATGAACACCGCAGACGTCAACGCCTGGAGCCCAATAATTAGCAAGCGGGAGAAGGGTAGCACGGTCAATTGCACAGATGCAGGAGAGCATGTTTACACCGTTCTCATCCTGTACAGTTTTAAGTGCGTTACCGCGAGGCAGACCACCGCGCATACGAATTTCCATAATTTCATCTGTGTTCAGACCGGAACCGCCAGCACAACAGAATGTTTGCTCACGGATAGTCTGTTCAGGCATTTCGTGGAAGTTCTTAACAACGTTCTTAATCACGTAACGCGGCTCGTCCATAAGACCCATGGCACGAGCTGGGTTACAGGAATCGTGAAATGTTGTGATGATATGATCATTTCTGCTTGGATCAAGTTTCAGCTTATTATGCTTCATAAGATCTGCAGTAAACTCTGTGATGTGAACCATTTTGGTCTGACGGGCATTTTCAAACACAGTACCGGTAATAGGGCTCTTTGGAACTTCAAGGAAATTCGCAGGACCGTTCATGGTATCCATGTATTGGTTAATAACACGCCACATATGACCACACTCACCACCGAGAATCCATTTTACGCCGAGACGCTCAGCCTCTGCGTACATCTTTGCGTTCAGTTTCTTCATCATATCTGCTGATGTGAACAGACCGAAGTTACCGCCTTCAGATGCGTAAGTGGACAGAGTGTAATCAAGACCGATGTGATCAAACAGCATCAGATAACCCATGAAGGTATAAATACCTGGATCCGCAAAAACGTCACCGGAGGGAGTGATGAAGATAACTTCATGGCCCTTCTCGTTGATGGGAACGTTAATACGTTTACCGGTAATTTCCTCAATGTCGTCAACCATAAAATCAACGATATCTTTGAATGCGTGAGGCTGGATACCAAGATGGTTACCAGTACGGTTACAGTTGGAAACCGGCTCAAGAATCCAGTTGATGTTCACACCGCAAAGATGCAGCAGTTCACGTGCCATCATGGTTACTTCCGCTGTATCAATGCCGTATGGGCAGAACAGAGAACAACGACGACACTCGGTGCACTGATAGAAGTAGATAAACCATTCTTTAAGAACATCTTCGGTCATGACTCTGGAACCGGTGAGGGTACTCAGAATCTTACCTGCCATGGTAAAGTCCTTACGGTATACGGAACGCATAAGCTCCGCACGCAGAACAGGCATGTTCTTAGGATCACCGGAACCGATGAAAAAGTGACACTTGTCAGCGCAAGCACCACAACGAACACAGATGTCCATGAATACTTTAAGTGAACGATATTTACCGAGTCTTTCCTTGAAACCTTCGTGGACAATGTCCTGCCAGTTTTCAGGAAGTTTCCAGTCAACGTCAGCGGGATTCCACTCACGAGGATTTGGAAAACCAAGATACTCGAGTTTTTCCGCCTTGGCGGGGTAACACCAATTTCCCGGAGATGTATCTACCGGGGTATCCATCCATCCTGTGGACGGCGGCGTATAATTAATGCTTTTAAAAAGCTCATTAGCTTTTGGGAGGTCAGCCATGTCAACTCCTCATCAAAAGGTATTTTAAGGTCTAAGAAACATTAAGTCTATAAAGACTCTATGACTCTTTTTCCACCGGGAGACCCGCTTCAATCATTGGTTCCCTGAAGTCATCTTCGTAATCCGCATAGCTGTGAGGCTTGATGCTAGGATCATTCCAGGGGTTCTCATGATGCTTAATGCGCGTATCGTTGGGCATATTCCTTGTTGGTGAAAGGAAAACGCCACCAGCATGCATAAGCTTGCTGAATGGGAAGTATACCAGCAGTGTACAGACCAGGAAGAGGTGAACAAAGAAAACCACACTCACGCCTTCTGGAATTACAGGGCTTAAGGTTACCAGACCCATGGTCAGCTTCTTGAGGGCAATAATATCTACATGAGCGAAGTAGCGCATATAGATCCCTGAAAGGGCAATGCCTATGATGAGAAGCAGGGGAAAGTAGTCGGTTACCAAAGAGATGTAACGAAGTTTGGGGTCCCTGAGTCTGCGTCCGAGCAAAAAGCCCAGGCCGACAAGAATCAGAAGATCAGACATGTACAATCTGGGAACACCGATCTGCATAATGCCATCGATCATTTCTACAAACCCGATACAAACAGGTACAGGCTCGAAGAAAAGTCTCATATGCCTGATCACGATGAGCAGGAATGAGTAATGAAAGAGCAATGAAAAGCCCCACAACCATTTGGCTGAGGAGTATGTCACTCTTCCGTCCTTAAGAGCTACGGATGTGTTTCTGAACAAAGAACGGAAACAGCAGATCTCAAGAACCATACGGATAAAAGTTTGACCCGGAGTCACGGGGTTGTCAAAGCGGTCATGCTTGATAAAGTCCAAAGACTTCTGCTGTCCGCCCGTGGTC is a window from the Maridesulfovibrio zosterae DSM 11974 genome containing:
- the dsrO gene encoding sulfate reduction electron transfer complex DsrMKJOP subunit DsrO translates to MKQSRRNFLKFAGLSAAGLCLAPATAAMASGGGTSKEGHAVVNSNSLHAKRWAMVIDTRKLNTEEAIEALAETCHHIHNVPTIESDQNIKWMWTGSYGEVFPEQENNFPSEDQEKHKFPLLCNHCEFPSCVRVCPTKATFKRADGIVAMDYHRCIGCRYCMAACPYGSRSFNFMDPRTHLDMDKINTKFPTRMRGVVEKCNFCVERLAVGELPACAEKSGGSIVFGDLQDPDSNVRKALRENFTIRRKPTAGTEPGVYYII
- the dsrJ gene encoding sulfate reduction electron transfer complex DsrMKJOP subunit DsrJ, which encodes MHYGGKIITGLVIFLGLVSMPFWFNIGGSFQEPKLELPKDAKICVAPTENMRRNHMKLLNEWRDMALREGKRTYISAKGDKYTISLQNTCMKCHASKEQFCDKCHNAASVTPYCWDCHVPPKEAK
- the dsrP gene encoding sulfate reduction electron transfer complex DsrMKJOP subunit DsrP; translation: MLEKALKGGPKYWAWIGFLLLVIASGFCVYLGQLKEGMTITGLSRDVSWGFYIAQFTYLVGLAASGVMIVLPYYFHHYKKFKGMVIMGEFMAIAAVVMCLGFIIVDIGQPQRMLNIIFHPTPNSILFWDMIVLNGYLILNVVIGWTCLECERQRVETPKWIKPLAYTSIVWAFSIHTVTAFLYAGLPGRHYWLTAILAARFLASAFCSGPAILLLVVFLVRKITKYEPGKGAIGTLTTIITYAMCVNVFFFLLEVFTAFYSNMPGHIHPLAYLFAGSHGHHELVPWMWTAAIFAILSLALLIPPKLRYNQKLLPWSLAILVIATWIDKGLGLLIGGFTPNPFNEITVYWPTGRELMVSMMVYALGALTLTVLYKIATDVKRELGELTTPD
- the hemW gene encoding radical SAM family heme chaperone HemW encodes the protein MGLAPAFFNAPLLQGDGKEARNLLLYIHVPFCRSKCHYCAFHSQVFNQVTFAWYLKTLLAEIELWGKRLKSPSIGTIFFGGGTPSLIPPFQLEMIMDALRKNFTFTKGMEITLEANPDSANDLSYFQALNSMGINRLSLGFQSLDDRNLVELGRPHSARQAAEAYFFARKAGFNNISIDLIWGLPNQKVKDWNNELRAVVKLKPEHISCYGLSIEPDTVFGKREQAMDLVLPPDGEQARMFIYGAEFLESMGYIQYEISNFARMGFISRHNQGYWDRLDYLGLGPSAVSTIGARRFTNPLYMDEYDAAVRGGYAGEDYEELTDEIKVQELVMLSLRTSKGLKLSDYKELTGTDLTKEKKSIINALYKNGLCRMSGGFLRLTKNGMLVSNSILQSLAFD
- a CDS encoding phosphomannomutase/phosphoglucomutase; translated protein: MIKMNKEIFRAYDIRGVVDYDFDEEWVEKLGQACGTWFRSKGQKRAVVGHDCRHSSPVYQAAIVRGLNASGIDVLILNLVPSPVFYFAAKKLHYDAGIMITASHNPPEFNGFKIWSDGTTIHTDDIQQIYNIMKSQDFVNGKGMASCHDIVPSYVEDLLENIKIKRPVKVVLDGGNGAGGHIALELLRKAGAEVIPLYCDPDGDFPNHHPDPVVEKYMGDLFKAVVDHNAEAGIGLDGDADRIGAVDEKGKLIPGDRLMAIYSRELLSRKPDETIIADVKCSHLLFEDIKNHGGRPIMARTGHSIMKAKMAETGAGLGGEMSGHIFFSDRYYGFDDGLYSALRLIEILSHENEPLSKSLEDWPETFFTPELRIDYPEEIKFKLVENAARELSKDNKVIDIDGVRVIYDDGWALVRASNTQAALTMRFEAESPERLAEIRNTIESLLDKLSAELTK
- the hflK gene encoding FtsH protease activity modulator HflK, coding for MNWDWDKLSEQRQRNSGGPKPPNVDDINSTIKKLRGTGLPGGKYIIIGIIALWFLSGIYIVEPDEVGVVTRFGKYITTTGPGPHYHLPVPIESVMRPKVTQIRRVEVGFRSYGSSRSFTQGQSRNVPEESLMLTGDENIVDVQFIVQYQIKDPVDYLFKVSNQPKTIQDAAEAAMREIIGKTKIELALTTGKLQIQTETRRLLQEIVDRYELGVNVLAVQLQNVHPPNEVVDAFKDVASAREDKSRYINEAEAYRNDILPKARGQAAVIINKAEAYKEMKVREAEGKAKRFMAVYKEYQKAKDITVKRLYLETMENIFSSPDVKKVILSDDAAKKALPFLSLDGGVFPVQTGKK
- the hflC gene encoding protease modulator HflC, with protein sequence MSLLKKGSAPLAILIIVAVLGIAQSAYIVKQTERAVVLQLGKPKSGPMGPGLHFKLPFVQNVIYFDSRLLEYDARPAEILTKDKKNMVVDNYSKWRISDPLQFYRTVRSIPRAQARLDDIIYAELRVALGRYTLIEIISSDRTSIMEEVTKTSNELLSPYGIEVKDVRIKRTDLPPENARAIYGRMRAERERMAKQYRSQGNEAAARITAQADKERAITLADANLKAEILRGEGDGIATKIYADSFGKDQRFYSFKKSLEAYEKSFKKNTKVILSSDNPFLQYMK
- the dsrK gene encoding sulfate reduction electron transfer complex DsrMKJOP subunit DsrK, which codes for MADLPKANELFKSINYTPPSTGWMDTPVDTSPGNWCYPAKAEKLEYLGFPNPREWNPADVDWKLPENWQDIVHEGFKERLGKYRSLKVFMDICVRCGACADKCHFFIGSGDPKNMPVLRAELMRSVYRKDFTMAGKILSTLTGSRVMTEDVLKEWFIYFYQCTECRRCSLFCPYGIDTAEVTMMARELLHLCGVNINWILEPVSNCNRTGNHLGIQPHAFKDIVDFMVDDIEEITGKRINVPINEKGHEVIFITPSGDVFADPGIYTFMGYLMLFDHIGLDYTLSTYASEGGNFGLFTSADMMKKLNAKMYAEAERLGVKWILGGECGHMWRVINQYMDTMNGPANFLEVPKSPITGTVFENARQTKMVHITEFTADLMKHNKLKLDPSRNDHIITTFHDSCNPARAMGLMDEPRYVIKNVVKNFHEMPEQTIREQTFCCAGGSGLNTDEIMEIRMRGGLPRGNALKTVQDENGVNMLSCICAIDRATLLPLANYWAPGVDVCGVHELVGNALILDGEKERETDLRMNPLPGKEG
- the dsrM gene encoding sulfate reduction electron transfer complex DsrMKJOP subunit DsrM; the encoded protein is MNALYSLVLVFALVLIALFGAGAAHMTGLFGTLLPYVAIAVFLVGFASRIIGWAKSPVPFSIPTTGGQQKSLDFIKHDRFDNPVTPGQTFIRMVLEICCFRSLFRNTSVALKDGRVTYSSAKWLWGFSLLFHYSFLLIVIRHMRLFFEPVPVCIGFVEMIDGIMQIGVPRLYMSDLLILVGLGFLLGRRLRDPKLRYISLVTDYFPLLLIIGIALSGIYMRYFAHVDIIALKKLTMGLVTLSPVIPEGVSVVFFVHLFLVCTLLVYFPFSKLMHAGGVFLSPTRNMPNDTRIKHHENPWNDPSIKPHSYADYEDDFREPMIEAGLPVEKES
- the rnhA gene encoding ribonuclease HI gives rise to the protein MSNKKITIYTDGSCLGNPGRGGYGAVLLFGEHKKELSQGYKRTTNNRMEMRAVIAALTELKETCDVTLYTDSQYVKNAFTKKWIDNWQKNGWKTAAKKPVKNKDLWLQFIPLLKKHTVQFRWVKGHSGDPMNELCDDLARTAASSGNLIEDEETL